In Sesamum indicum cultivar Zhongzhi No. 13 linkage group LG8, S_indicum_v1.0, whole genome shotgun sequence, the sequence TGTTGTTTGGGGTGAGAGTGAAAGTCGATCCCATGAGGAAGTGCGTCAGTATGAATAACCTATCTGAATATGAGCCTGTTAGTAACACTAGCAATCCGAGTGACAACAGTGGGACTGAGTTGCCGAAGGCGGCGGCGGAGGGTGGTGTAGCCGCCGGCTACGCATCCGCTGATGACGCAGTCCCGCAACCGTCGAACGGGAGTCGCGAGCGTAAGCGAGGTCAGATCTCCGATCATCTTTTTTGCGTTAGAAGTTCTTCAACTTTATTGGCGGAATTGCTTTTTGGTTGACTAACTAATGATCTGATTATGGaagtttttatttgtattttttaattattattaatttcaatctttttatgGTTCGGCAAATTCTATGAATACGAAGTGATTTATATGCTGGAACAGCAAAAACTAACATGCGAATTTGTCCTGGATTTTTCTATCTCTGAGGACTTATTTGATATGCACTATATTGATTTGTATACTTtcacttaaaaatattcaatgaaGGTCTGTTACTTTTGTTTCTGAAAGTAATTTGTTGAGAGAGTCAACAATAGTATACGTGCTAAGAGGAAGAAAAACCATCCTTTGTTGAACATCTTGCTTTTCCAGATTCATTGGTTTTTTGGGTTGGTTATCGATTTTAATCCACTTTCTATtggtttggatttgttttcaGGAGTTCCATGGACAGAGGAAGAGCACAAGCTATTTCTGCTTGGATTGCAGAAGGTGGGGAAAGGAGACTGGAGAGGAATCTCTAGAAATTATGTAAAGACTCGCACACCAACCCAAGTTGCTAGCCATGCTCAGAAATACTTCCTCCGCCGGAGTAACCTTAATCGTCGCCGTCGTCGTTCTAGCCTCTTTGACATCACCACTGATTCTGTAAATCTTTTATTGGTTGCGTTATGCCTCTGGCTTTTCTGTGCATAATTCATATTAAAGAAGTGGTTGGATCTTATTTTTGAACTTCTTGTTGGTTCATGAATGTAAAGCTGTTTTATTTGATTCATAAAGCAAATGCGGCATATATTCATTCCATTAGTTGGCTATAgacattttctgaaaataggTCCGAGCAGCACCCCTCTTGTTACTTCTGAGAGCCGCAAAATTCCCTTTTTTGGTCAAAAGTAAAGATTGAACTTTCTGGGTGCTGAgcaatttgtttttgttttgttactTTGATTGATTTAACCAACATTATATTTAGGGATTTGTGgattgtatattatatttcaagaatCTGTTCCAATATAGCGCAAACTAATGTTTCTAGTTTTTTCTTGGATGTGGTCAGGTTACTGCATTGCCAATGGAAGAGGGCAAATATCAGAAAGACAGCTCTACTCCGCCAGCCCTTCAGCCAACCACCATGCCTCTGCCTGTAAATTCCAATATCAATGGATTCTCGGTTATGCCCTTCCCGGCGACTGGTGGCCCTGTTCTATTACCAATGCAAGGTGTGAATCCTATGGAAAACCTGATACAAAATGACCGAGTGAACAATCCATCAGCACTGCTTGTTCATCCAGTTCCTATCCTTCCTATGCCGACTTCCTCAACAATGGTGGATCTTAACTTAAACCATCAAGTGCCTCTTGACCCATCACCATTGTCTTTGAGGCTGTC encodes:
- the LOC105168737 gene encoding transcription factor MYB1R1-like encodes the protein MSASGESPSAAVSSGGSCGGGGGVGEFMLFGVRVKVDPMRKCVSMNNLSEYEPVSNTSNPSDNSGTELPKAAAEGGVAAGYASADDAVPQPSNGSRERKRGVPWTEEEHKLFLLGLQKVGKGDWRGISRNYVKTRTPTQVASHAQKYFLRRSNLNRRRRRSSLFDITTDSVTALPMEEGKYQKDSSTPPALQPTTMPLPVNSNINGFSVMPFPATGGPVLLPMQGVNPMENLIQNDRVNNPSALLVHPVPILPMPTSSTMVDLNLNHQVPLDPSPLSLRLSLSSGHDQSSRRDLSFQVFSSFKNGDSIISVA